GTGCCTACTATAGGACGTGTCGAATAGATAGTCTGTCAACATGGCTGTCAATGTGCTTTCTTTCACTTGAAGATTGTTTTATAAATATCTTAAATGAAGCTGATGATCATTGACAACAACATCTATCGTCAGCCATTTTGTAGATCTATCGAGCCCTGAAATGACGTAATGTGAGCCCAaaaataaagttgtttttttacgTGATCGCCCACAGTTCTTGTACGAGTATATAACCCttgaacaacaacaataaaccTAATCACGTGGAACTTAATCATGTGGAACTCGACTAATAATTAATACCATGTACTTGAGTAATCTGATTTTCATGTATTTATGGACTTTTTCAGTAAAATAACTTATATCCAAGCGTAACGTGCGATCTGCCATCAACGGCCTCTTTCTGAGCGAAAGTGCTGCGCTACAGCGAACAATTTGTACGAGTGGTTTGTGACAAACAAAACTGTCGGGAAAATGTGATTGTGTATATTAGACAACTAAttataacattaacaacaagTTTTTATGGAATTATTATGTTAGCTATGTAAATTGTCAATATAGAACAGGATTTTATTTTTGCCAAATAGACTACACAACAGTGTATTGTTAGGTCCATCCACCCAGGAGTTTTGAAAATACTGTTCAGTtagttttgtatttgtttaactAGCATTATCAGTATTCCAACATGACATCGATTATCACTTCTACTCTGCCAACGGAAGATTCGCCATAATCATCCATAGCTTTAAAGTTTTACTTTATGATATTTTCAAGTTatgttttacttatttgtttCAAACACTTATAGACCTGACGTTATCTATTCTTGGTCATGTATGGTTATAAACGAGGGAAACCAAAAGTTTATACTACAAGTTTCCTAAGTTTTAGACCCCTATTTCTATTTACACAGTACACTCTGAAAATAGTTGGGCCTGAACTACTTTCATCATAGAAACAAATATCCTCAAAAAATCAGTAGTTATGTTGATAAACCAAACCGAAATTGGCACATCGAGGgtgagaccccccccccccccaaaaaaaaaaaaaaaaaaaaaaaactcagaaaTTGGCAAATAACTCAAACGACTCTAATGACATCGTCACAAGTCGGGTGGATTGAAGTGGTTGTTGATGAGAATAGATTAACgctctctttaaaaaaacaatgtatCGTACATTAACCAATTAAAGGGAAATCAATACAATTAACTGTCAACATTATGCGTAATTGGTATTTTCTTCTCATTGGCTACCCATCACAAAAATAGTATTGAATGAAAATAAGAGCTAAATGTTAATAATCACCAGCAATAATTTCCATAGTTGTGGTAAAGGTGttcgttttgtttatttgagtGTGGATGTTTCACTGAGTAGTCCGTGGTCCCAAAACATGTGCTCATTTTCGCTAGGCCtccaaaaaaaaggggaaacaaaAGGACTCCAAATGGAAATTCTTAAGACTCGGACTCTCCACACAGGgacattttgtgtacaaaatctATGGGGAACTGTTATTGTGCATGGACAAGGATGCAATGATGATGAGAATGTGAGAATGCCAGTGTGTCCAAAATACATTGCCGTTTTTGTTCACGGATTTACGTCTTCGTTGTTGCTTTACAAGTTGTGGAATGTTTTAGTACATAACATTATTAATGTCACAGAAGTAATGATTGGACAAAATCACTATTGTTGAGTTGAGGGGAAAACGTGTGAAAACCCCCAACAAATCCAATAGATCTAGTTACAGTGATCTTCCTACCAGCGACTTAGCACGAAGATTGTCgattcaaacaaaaacagtttaagCCTGTTATACCATGCTCTTTCGGAGACGTAGGTGGCAGTAGACAGACCAGGTATGATAGAGGGCACCACAAACatgaacataattattttatgcaatacACTGTGCAATAAGAACGGGAGGGAATTGTTTTCTCTGAAGAACCTTTAACAAGTTTAGGAACAAAAGTAACTACGTAATGTCCAACTGTACAGTAACCGAAAAGTGAATCAATTGCCTATTTTCATTTCTTATGCTATCTCTTGTTTAACTTCTATGTaaagttgtttattgtttactcTGGTTGCCGTGGTTTAATTCCGTACATAATGGTGCATTTCCATCCACTATGCATGTTTATCGGTAAAGATTTGTTGTTTccgtaaaaaatatatatatatatatatataaaaaacaacacTTAACATTTCAGTTTATAAGAGATAACTTTTCTTTTCCAGAAAAGTCGTTTGACTGTAAAATCATTCATTTGAAAGTCACCCtgggaaataaataattaattcaaagtcaataacaaaaaataaaaaacaattcattACTCAACAAGTTTCGTGACTCCGATATATAATGACTCCGTGTAACATTAAAAACTAATTAAATTGATCAGAAGATATCAGTTAAGGTAAACCTATCGCCAGACCTATCACTATTAGCTTAATGTTGCTTTTAACTTGCAACAAAGATCCACCAATATGCAATAATTGCCATCaagaggttgtgggttcgaataccaccaagctaaccgctgatttcaaaATCACTAAGTATACAAGTATTGTCGTGTAATTACTGAATCACaaattgatttgtgcaatttaaaaaaaatcatagacATCTAACCAATGTCTATAATGAGAGGGAgatggctgttgccagcttggtctTTATacccccttgtgggagtttgccgagttcccttgatgggaagatcattgaGGGAAACTTGCAGGGGTATTATTTTGCAACACTTAGGCCTACGGATAATACTCCTGAAACCAAGAAGAATGACTCAATCAACCAATAAAAAATGATAAGTTTTACCCCTTATTTCTTCATTTGGTGACATAATATAAACAggaaggaaaaacaaatcaaagatcTAAAATCCTCCAAATTGAAACTTCCTGACAAACCTCACACAGCTGGACTTTACTTTAGATttgcattatacatgtacatttgaaaCTCAATCGTTCAGCTTTAAAATGGGGTGGGGtacgcgggggggggggggggtgcatgaACAACTAATTTACATCACTTTTTCCGTCTCAGCCGTCTCTTTACAAAGAGCCGATGGTGGCAGTATACAAGGTTCGCATGGCTTGCCATTATTTTATTCATCATGCAATTTGTTACCGTGATGCCGATAGTGCGCCCTCTTGGTTTTAATTATTACATTTCAGGGGTTTTGAATAAACACTGCCCGTGTCAGAcacaattgtgtccgccatgtaatagtgtccgctccggacacttttgcatatgcaatcatgtccggggctttgcaaaaaccgtccggtggacatgtacatgactgtacatgtaagtgCGCGCGTAAGTGAGCAAGCACTCACTGAACCTACGTTTATGCAGCAATGAATATGCACGTATATGATTGTAGAAAATACCCAAAAGGCCGAACATTTCATGACATGAtgatgcacttagcttgtaaaacaaatgccaagggcgtttaatttactgcaaggacggttttgcacgggggcggacacaacttcatgtgcaaatgtgtccgggcggacacaattgcattatgcagcagcgccAGGActgacacgattgcatatgcaaaaccgtcatGCGAACATTATTGCATGTGCAATAATGTTCTccagatagtattgcatagaggacataattgcatacTACACCCACCATGGTAAACTGGCCATGAAATTTCTTGCACGTTTTTATACTGTAATACAAGACAGTAGattttgaaacaaatgaaatcAACATTAATGAGAGAacacttttgtttaattttaacaatttaaaaaacgtGCCAGCATGTTTTAATAATCAGTACTAtacaaatcattttaaaatcacAATATAATCGTTTTCTATACAATCATTTGATAAAAATCTATTTAGATTTAGGTGGGAAAGTCAGCTTCAATTCGATATTGTGACACTAgtggtttttatcaaaatattttaaacaaattattgctttcagttgtgtaaattttcaagatttTCTTGGTTGATGTCTATTTTAGGCAGATTTGGAGCTTGGTTAAAAAACAGCACACTATCCATTAAAGTGTGGGAAAATTATAGAAAAACCAATCTAGATGCTCCCATGTTTACATACAATGGCTAAAGCAAGTTCCCCTGCGTCTCTTTCCCTTACCTCAACTTCAAACAAATTTGGGTATGCTGTTTATCCCTTGTTAAGCAAGAATTCTTTCTCATGCTGACCGAATAATTATTCTTGTTTGGCACAGACAAGGGGTGGGTTGACTCAAGGCCTTTTATCCCGTCCCTATAAAATTGGTGAACAAGTTCAACACAAGCGCATAGAGAATGGTTCATTATTGTTATATAAACTGCTTTCTTCTTCCGATGGATCCATTCAAAGCTTCAGCTTGCCAGCTTATTCTGTCAAGGCAGCATTTTCTTGGTAAGACTGGTGTACACACACCTCTCCGCTTCTGCTGAGTGACGGGATTCGACCAAATGCTTGGCCTTTGCAGTGATTACTGACCGCTGCTCAGGGTTCATCAGAAGATCTTTAGCCAAGAAGATAAATTcctataaagaagaaaaaatgggAAAAGTAAGTTTCAGATTGAACCAGAGGAAAATGGAAATTCTgaggacactaggtggcagcagacttgccagtgATCATTTCTTCTCATAAAACAAGTGCATATATAGATATTATAAACAATGCAAAGCTACATGCATCTGGTGTGTCAGCTGCCAAGTAACGAAGGTGAAATTATACCATATTTCTTTACAAGTAAATgtacatttataaataaaacatactGAAAACTGGAATGAAATAAGATACAAAATAACGTCatagaaaaacacaagacaaatTCTCTCTATTTTTAAACAGTTGGGAGAAACTAGAActgcaaaaaaatataattgtatgCACAAAGTCTTTCAAATCGtattaaattatattttatggTTCACTCGTCAAAGGAAAGAGAGacaaataaaatggttcaaaacAACAACTGATTTGTGAGATTCTCAGTTCATTGAATTCATTggttaacaattaaaaaatattacaaaatttaTAATCACTTGGAGTGAGTTgtacaaatacaatacaataatagcATATTAATCAGTGACAGGTAAATATGTAAATCAATTAGGAATATGTAAGAGGAGATATTGTGCAACAGAAATCGGACAAATCAAAAGAATTGGAATAACATGAAACATATCGAGACAAAAGTTCATCACAAACTTCTTTGTAATACCTGTAATTAAACCAGTGAGATTACATCAAAAATGCAATTCAGTTTACAAATTGTTGTTGTAAAAACAAGTAATTCAAAGCAGAGGGGTGTGGAAGTTCGAGGGGTTTGTGGTGGTGGGTTTATAAGATAGGATTTCGGGCCAGGGGTAGTTTGAGCTGGAGGGGAAAGTAAGTGTTCCCCCTAGGCTAACCATGAAATAGAGACACCTCAAGAATAGAATACAATTGACATAAAATATCACACATGCTGCCAGAGGAAACAGGTTGccttcagccccccccccccccccaacaccctCTCCCTTTCTGCGGGATATAACTGTACCCTCTTAACAgtggtccactggccaaatgATGGTTAAAATAACACAGGACTAGTAAATATTCTCTCCAAGTGGtcccacctgggcccaatttcataagcggaaaaaaactgcttaacaaaattctttgctgagcaaaaattgagtgggacaccagtcacaacggTGTCACCTTTTGGcaggtaacctgtttctgttaagcaacaattgtctgtgcttagcaagctttgtgCTCACAGGTTTTATCAAGTTGTAGCCAGGTTTTGTTGAATCATAGTTAACATGAAATTTGGATCAGTGGAGAATCTGACTGTGAAATCTAAAAGAAACCACTAACTGGTGCTGCTGACTAGTTACAGCAAACCCTGGCTAACTCAATGCAACAGGTACTGACCTGTGGAGTGTCATACAGCAGACCAGTCTGTCTATGCTCAACTAGTGTTCTGTTTCCTGGTATGTTGCGTGCTATCACTGGTACACATAAATCCATAGCCTGCAATGTTACACAAAGGAGATAAAATATGTACATTTATTGGCCCATCTTTGCAAAGTCACAGTGTTTTGTGCCAACTACGGTCAAGTGGTGGGCAAAACTAAGAGTTACCGTCACTTCAATAAATACAATGTACAGCAGCtaaaaatttataacaaattttAATTTCAGCACTGAAAAGTCTGTCTTATAATTTGCATGGAATCTTAAACAACTATTTGAAGCACCTACACTGTAgtaaatttacttcattttaGGGCGAGCTGGCCAGTCTTTGGTATGTGGTTAAGCTGAGAGTGTGCATACGAGCCAATATTGGcttgtagtacatgtacacaaggaggtcaagaataaaacaaaatctgaacCAGAAATCAGACGAGCTTGTGTTCTTGAGCCATGAGCATCACAATTGCTTGATACCAGTTCAAAGGAAATTAGTCCCAGGAAATTCTATCCCCCATTTggaaaattaacatgggctggatgaggataaaacaaaagagggcgctatcaaaagaAGTACACTGTTGAAGTACCagtacacagttcgccgtatgggggacagaatctctaaGGGGACAACAAATCCTGCCACACCAGCACTATATACATGTCAGTGGGTGcgatcgtttagcttccctgggtcgaccccgcggtgctcactcgggtgagcccctgacaaagctaatcgaacgatcacactcgccctctcatgGTGACGACATGCACcgcaggtcacccccaagtgacccactccacaagcagggcaccggGGGCTggcccgggtgagccccgtcaaagctattcgaacgtaccgggtcagaccggggtcgacccagggaaggtaaacgaacgcacccagttattattattaactaccTCTAGTATAGCAGTGGACATGCCTTCACTCAGTGACGAGTTGACTACAGCAGTACATTCTTGCATGGCTTTATGGCAGTCATCTTGTGCTAAAGGTTCTATCATCTCAACCCCTGGCAACCTGCACacacaaagtaaaaagaaataaTGATATCAACAAAAATACATGATGTCAACTGGACTCTCGTCACCAGGCACACTCTGTGGTCCAGTGGCTAGGTCAACAAGATAATGGAGGTTCTAACCCCACCCGAGTAGAATGTGAATTTGAATGTAAGGACACTGCTGACAACCAGACAGGCAAGCATCATCAACAGCAACGTTGTAAAGCCACAAAGTCATGAAAAATTGGTCAGTCAAGGGCGCGTGTTTAGCTCCAACCTGACCATGTGTAATTTGGACAAGATGTTGtacagcaggcctggaatttcatcataaagagagcaaggccattttcaatttgcaaagggcacttccattgaaaaatcttGATGGCTTTGTGCACCAGAGAGGTCACTGCCTTTGTGTAGTTCCAGGCATGAAACAATGCTCACTGGGGTTAAGGTAAAACTGAAACAATAAATacaacctttttaaaaacacacaagtCTTTCAATCTACATGATGTTGTGTCTCACTtaggtgcgttcgataagcttccctgggtcgacccgcggtgctcactcagatgagcccctgacaagagctattcGAACCatcacactcaccctctcgtggtaacGTCATGCActacctcgggtcacccccaagtgacccactccacaagcagggcacttggggctgacccgggtgagcaccTGGAAAGAAgccaaagctattcgaacgcaccgagggcagaccggggttgacccagggaagctaaacaaacgcacccttAGAGTGAAATTTCATTATCTTTATTGAAGAGTACATCCAAGGTGCCGCATACATTCCCGTAACCTTAACACCaacccccctccctcccccaatGTCCCAGCAAGCCCCAATGGTAAAGAACTAAAGAAAAGTACTACATACCGTTTTACGGTTACTTTGACCTTTTCTGCAAACTGACTGTCCAAACATGGTCCCATGATGACAAGATAAATACTCTTGTTCTCATTATGCCactctgtaaaaagaaaacaaggaaagagaccttctgaaaaaaaattctcatcTGTAGCACATTGTCCATGTTGGACAATGATATTACTAACATATCTAACACAAAAGGAAACTGACCCCCCTGCAGCTTTAAGCCATGTCCGTTTAAGTCTATGGCGTTCAACTGTGTCTTTAAGAGGTAAGTGAAGTGCATCTACATCCAAGTTTCTAGTTTATCATGATTTTGTTATTCCTTTCATGTTGTGTTTTCTGTAACAATTTGTGACTATAGCAACCCTCATCTTTTGATGTACACTTTTATTtgagaatttgaaaaaaaaaaaaaatcttgctgCCTTTGAAGTAAAAAACATTCAGTCAGTGGTGCAAAGATATTGTAGTATGAACAATATCAAAAACATATCAACAATGCAAGTGAGTGAAGtaatagactgatccattaatCTCCGCCCACgatgcacgtgtgagcaagaacatgtgagcctctccaatgcctctctgcacaactctgtcgcgTGCGCcaaagcatacgcgcacgcatgttggactttatttgtcggaccttcgttgcgttgtgattggtcaaaacgcaatggggcggagcttaatggatcggtctattgttccattgtataaaaagaaaaagaaacaatcaGAATACCTGAAAAACGGTGAGCCAGATACAATGGATCCTTGACTGGTCTCATTCCAGCCACCAACAGAAATATCTTGCTGTGATCTGGAATGCCACACGCATCCTGAAGATGGAGgtgaaaatcaaaatggctggAGGGTGAGGTTACAACTCCTAAAATAGATCAAGAACACAAGTAGACTTTTATCAAATAATCACCAGGGTCAAAGTTCATTAGGTGGATTAAGCAGGAAAACAATCAAGAGCCAAAGTTCATAAagcagttaaagccattggaccctttcggtaaacagtattgtccaaggcccacacttcgtgtatcacaacttctatatcaaataacaaacctgtgattatttgggcttaatcggtcatcggagtcgggagaaaataacgggaaaacccacccttgtatccgcacatttcgccgtgtcatgacatgtgtttaaaataaatccgtaattctcgttaacgagaattgatattgttttactgttttctcaaaaagtaaagcatttcatggagtaatatttcaagagaagtatttcaccactaccttctgtaaaccctgtaagttatttgtaaatctgtgaacttttttttttttttctgtaccgaaagggtccaatggctttaaagcaggAGAACAATCAAGAGTCAAAGTTCATGGAGAACAATAATGATTAGACTTTCACATATCGCTTCACACATCtagtgtctcaaagcgcttacCAAAGAAAATCATTATAGAATACAGAATGAGAagttacaaaatgaaatataaattataaatacaGAAAAGCAGCAGAAACTGGTTTCAGATCGGGCAGTTTTTATGTGGTGCGGCAATTTGGGTGGCAGTTCCAGATTGTGCAGTAACAAGTGTGAGACAAGTGTGAGACTCAACATCACGTATTTCCCCACTAATTTCAAGAGCATCCTTACCTTGTGGCTGGGTGAACAGTCTGCTACCAATGTCAggctgaaaaaaaataattaaatcttAAGTTAAACATGTTAACGTGCAGTAGGGTAATTTCACAGTTTTTCAATTTGCATTGATATAGGATCAAAATTtcatgggaattttttttttatgaaaaatgtaaatttgtcgATCATGCCACTGATTACCAGAGAATTCTGCACTCACAGTGCAAAATTTGTAGGCCATACATGTATGCGCAGAATGAAAACATTGTTGCCCACAGTATACTGCGGTAGTAGAAAAAATGTCCAGTTTAGTTCAAAGAAAGAGTCAGAAAGTTTTGTTTATACCGATGCATGCTACACATAACTAAGCATTCTTTGCTCACACAAATAGTGTAGTAATTTAAGTGGTAAATGGTGAACTTGAGAACAAATTTCTATGGCAGGAAGAGCCATGAATAATGGAGCTTGGTTTTCCTGAACATGTCTTACAAAGTTATATTTTgacaatcagggcccaatttcatagagctgcttaaacatgaaattttgcttgacacgtttctgcttagcagaaatgagcaggataccagtcacaaattgtagcctacatgtgacatggtagtttgaatTGTAGCCATATTTACTGTGCTTGAAtgatttgtgtgcttaagcagctctatgaaattgggcccagatattgGAATATATGGTCAATGAAACGCAAATAACCACAAcctttttgtttacagtttgcTGTAGCTTTTGCCTTGAGTGGCATgagaaaaaataatttttaatcaaataatatgtaaacaaacaatgacAGTACTTACCCATAATGTAACAGCCTGATCCCTCATGGCTTGATTAAAACTCACAAGAAACCTGTAATATTAAAacgaaattaaaaaataaacaaaactacacaCAATAATCTTATCAAACAGGTCATGAAAATTTTAGTTGGTGCTTCAACAACTGAAGCTCAGTCAGTTTCCATAACTCATGCAATGACAAAACTATTCCCTTTTCTGATGTGCTATTTTaagttgtctgacaaaactAACATAAAAACTGTACTAAAGAAATTTGTGCAGATTGTATTTAGAAGTGAAAGTCAGTACCGAAAAAAATGAAGGTTAAATCTTGCATCATTGGTTTCATGTTTACATCTGGAGTAGAGTAATGTAATAGGAAATAGGAACCTGCATTAGTTATAAATAAGGGTAGAAAAGGATGATCATACGTTTATAAAGCACAGTTTATACTTCACGCGAAAGCTAAGTGAATTTTTGTGAAGCAATAATCGATACATAGGCTAACACTTTTCCAATTATGATGCAAGAAAATTTGCTAATGATGTTAAAACTATCTAAAgcttagatgtgggaggaaaaccccaaatggggaaaacccacgcattCAGGTAGGAACTGAAACCCAAATGCAAGGTTCTGATCCTTAGCAGGATTGGCACAGCCATCTATGTCCCAAAGGTGAAAGGAGCGGATGAAACCAGAACAAAAATACCCAGTAgtaatttgtctttaaaataaattcaaagcTCACCTTGCTTTCATTATGACTGCAGTCATGGTCCGTAATTTCTCATGATTCTTAGGATACTCATTGATGTCTGTGCCACCAAACACTATGCCGTACGGTACAGGACACTCTGCAACAGAAAAACACCCAAAAGGTCTTAGAAATTAGCACATATGCAGTATAGAATCTTTCTAGACATGCTAGATGCAGAAGCCATTTTTAAAGCACAGATATAATGACCAATTAGCAAGGGAATATAAGAGTGGGGACAAGttcttaaacagccgtttaaaaccgacAGGGTCGTGGCCGCACGATAACGGCCAAAGGCGGCGCCCGCACGGCCATGACCCTGTCTGttta
Above is a genomic segment from Asterias amurensis chromosome 6, ASM3211899v1 containing:
- the LOC139938430 gene encoding glycosyltransferase 1 domain-containing protein 1-like, whose product is MKVLVLSALKAHTGNFSSAQRISDFFKQDGIESELVDSNGFSSGVDFNHHVVMTAADCVLAIHAYRSGRLLLECPVPYGIVFGGTDINEYPKNHEKLRTMTAVIMKARFLVSFNQAMRDQAVTLWPDIGSRLFTQPQGVVTSPSSHFDFHLHLQDACGIPDHSKIFLLVAGMRPVKDPLYLAHRFSEWHNENKSIYLVIMGPCLDSQFAEKVKVTVKRLPGVEMIEPLAQDDCHKAMQECTAVVNSSLSEGMSTAILEAMDLCVPVIARNIPGNRTLVEHRQTGLLYDTPQEFIFLAKDLLMNPEQRSVITAKAKHLVESRHSAEAERCVYTSLTKKMLP